The Euwallacea fornicatus isolate EFF26 chromosome 18, ASM4011564v1, whole genome shotgun sequence genome segment GTTATGTTCATGTCAATGGCACACATTTGAACTGTCTGTCAGCTGTCAATCTCAGAAAATTTAACGAATGCAAGGAATACAAAAGGAATGATTTTAGCATAAGCAGGAGTAAGatctgaaattataaaaatatgtttgctTAGTCGTTTATACAATCTACCAAGCTGAAGAACGGCatcatttcaaagaaaaaagaattgtatttaatttcatttaaattattttaagataaataaatcaatgcaCTGCTTCGATTTGTATTAAGCATATTCAAGATCGGGTGCACGTTGTGTTCGACTCCTGTTTATAATGACATCTTGACATGTCATAAGTGTCACtgtttttttccgtttagttGTATACATGTGGGGTTCTTTTCCCGAATTTTTGAACAGTttgtaatcaaaataaaattactattaaacaatttagaaCAAATAAAGGTTATACCAAAATATCACAAATATGACTCAGCCGGTTCCTCATTCGATTGATCCCAGAGCTCGTGAGTTGAtaccaaaatcaaaaattcttGTTGTTGGTGCTGGTGGAATTGGATGCGAGGTTCTGAAGAATTTAGCCCTTTCGGGGTTTCAAGATATCGAAATTGTAAGTATTTTATGGTCAGTCGTGTATCGCAGTTTATAGAATATATTTCAGAGTTCATAGAGTTTTCAGACCATGACAACATTCAATTGATAATGAGGAACAGACGCCTCAATGAACTTTTGTATGCCAAAGGACCTTAATACATCTTGGAGATGCctcaaaaaactaataattataGTGGTaactttccttaaaaaaaggaaataaaacacTTTGCCTTAACTTAACTAACAAATGTGGTTCTAAATGGCCCTATTTCTGGTAAAGATTCATATACAGAAACCTTTATGTAATGCATGTGTCTCCATGGTGTTGAAGGTGACAAACTCAGGAGGCATCTTTTGAATTGTGAATTGTTTTAATTGCATTACTGTATAACTCTAAGAAGCAAATACcataattagatattttttcttaatgagATTCtgatcaaaaacaaacaatttcccagaaaaatagtttctaAGGACATTtagtttatgaaataattCTTCTAGATTGATTTGGACACAATAGATGTGAGCAACTTGAATCGCCAATTTCTCTTCAGAAAAGAACATGTTGGCAAACCCAAAGCTGTTGTAGCAAGAGAAAGTATTTTGGCCAACAACCCTGatgttaaaattaaagcaTATCACGATAGTGTATTGAGGTAGAAACTAAAGATTTCCAGTAAAATTAACTAACATAATTAGTCAACATTTTTAGTTCTGAATATGGacttactttttttacaaggttcaatttagttttaaatgcGCTTGACAATAGAACCGCAAGAAACCATGTAAACAGAATGTGCTTAGCGGCAGATGTACCTTTAATAGAGTCTGGAACTTCTGGTTATTCAGGGCAAGTTGAATTGATCAAAAAAGGTGTTACCCAATGCTATGAGTGCCAACCCAAACCCCCACAAAGGACTTTCCCAGGATGCACTATCAGAAACACCCCATCTGAGCCAGTACATTGTATAGTTTGGTCTAAACACTTGTTCAAGTATGTTCATCACTGACAAGTAGTTAAGAAttggtaattttaaataagtattttagTCAGTTATTTGGTGAAGATGATCCAGACCAGGATGTATCTCCAGATACTGAAGACCCAGAGGCTAAAGTTGATGGAGGGAATAGTTTAACTGAAAGTGGAAATATAAAAAGGATTTCAACAAGGCAGTGGATACAGGAAATTGACTATGATCCTGAAAAactatttgataaatttttcttggatgatattaaatatttattgagtATGGGTaagttttattacattttaattcATGATGAGGTAAATTATAAgtgtggaaaattaattttatgtgcTAATACTAAAAGGGAAATCAGTAGGATCAAGTGGTGTAAATATTAGTGCTGCAAATCAAGCATTTAAACTATACACACAAATACATTACTACAtcaattttgacaattttcaaGCTTATACTAGCTATCTCATAAAAATGGACAAAATTTACTTagctatttttgaaaaaattttgatgaactaaaaaaaaaaaacaaagtaataTTGTTTAGACTAgaattataaacaaaacttcttatattgtttaaattttttcccaattaaaaattgttttaacctTAAGTTATCATTGCATGTCAGAGACATGTCATGTCATGTACTTTAGAGAAATactttctatcaaaaaatgtaaaagcatgaagttctatttaaaattttgaagttaacACCTGAAGGaaaagaatttgaatttaaaaaaaaactttggcattatttaattgtttgacaagtatgatttttttaagtttttagttcatcaaaatcTCATTCAGTTTTAGcttcatttgttttttatgaGACAGCCTATCTGTTTGAATGTTTTCTAAAAACTGCATCTTCTACAAGTTTTAGAAGCtaccaataaaaattgtatatttgttaagaaacttttggttaaaaaaccatattttttagaaaacttatGGAAAAAACGGACTCCTCCTAAACCGCTCTCATGGAAAGAAGCTGAAACACTCGTTggagacaaaaaaaatgaggaaacAGGTTCTGTAGGGTCAATAGATATGGAGGTTTGGTCAATAGCGAAATGTGCAGAGGTATTTGCTGATAGTGTCTGCGTGCTGAAAAAAGAATTAGCCAACAAAGACTTCCTAGTTTGGGATAAAGACGACAAACCTGCCATGGATTTTGTTACTGCCTGCGCCAATATTCGGTCATACATCTTTTTAATCCctcaaaattccaaattccaaGTAAAATGTATGCTACAAAACATTTATATCTCCTTAGTGTTGTGACTTTTAACACTATTTTCAGCTATCGCCGGCAACATAATTCCAGCAATCGCCACTGCAAATGCCATAATTGCGGGTCTCGTAGTATTATACGCGTTCAGAGTCTTAATTGACGAGTTTGAGAAGTGTCCCTCGATATATTTAAGACAGAAATCTGTCCATTCCAAGTTCGTTTTGGCGGCTGATAAACAATTATCAAAGGTAATTTGACGGCGAAGAAATTTGTAAAGAAATCAGTTTGAATGTTTTAAGGCTAATCCTAATTGTTACGTATGCAGTCCCATGCCATTTGTCAACGTGTTCGTGAACGTTAAAAACATGACTGTAAAAGAATTTGAATCTGAAGTTCTTAAAAAGCACCTCAACATGGTGGCTCCGGACGTGGTTTTGGACGGCAAAGGAGTGGTGGTGATCTCATCTGAGGAAGGAGAAACTGAAGTAAGTTTCATTCTCTCATAAAtcaatataatattaattgttcCTTACAGGCAAACAATGATAAATTTCTTTCCCAACTCGGTATAGTTGATGGAAGCATTCTGAAGTGCGAcgattttcttcaaaactaCGAACTAACAGTTGCAGTCAACAATTATGAGGCGGAAACTAAAGAAGACCCCTTGTTTAAGGTTGTTGCTAACCCCGACGAATTGAAAGCGAAAGAGGCAAAAAATGGCAAGGAAAACGGTGCTTCGGAGAGCAACAAGGAGGTGGAAAGTGAAGAGGATGATCTAATGGTGGTGGATGAAATGAGTGATGATCCACAGGAAGGATCGTCTAGTAAAAAGAGAAAGTTGAATCAAGAGAGTGATGATGATATTGTGGAAGTTGTAATCCCTACATCCATGTAATCTTTATGAAGTCATATTACTGTAATAGTTATTCTAAGACATATGGAAAACGATACTTTACTGCACGCTCGCAAGAAAACGGTATTTTGTATCCACAGATAGATTAAAACAAAGATTAATCAGTACATGtattaattttgcattaaaaaataaagatttttgttcTTAAATGGGTATTATGAGTGTTTTATTCCAGTCAAAAGGGCTTTGACAGAGTGACCAATTTAGCAGTTAACTTGATTGTTAAAATGCATTTCTGACAAATTCATGTGACATCATAGTCGGAAAATCATCAGTCAATTGGTCTTGCATTAACTCTTATGCATAATTCTTGTTATATAGTCGCGTGCGATCAAACCATGTAAAAAacctttatattttaatacatcTCTTGCCAGGAGACATTGTCAACAATACATCAATTTCAACTTACAACTCATTCATTTCATTACACAATCGCATCGGATAGGGCCTCTATTTACCTTCTAATTTCCATGTTTCGCCACAGGCAGTACAGCGAATTACCAGTATCTAAACATTGCTATTTAGGTAGAACCTCTATTCGTATTAGATTTGAGTAGGAGTGGCGTaatttagaactttttttacaaGTGTGCAACCttacgaaattttcaaattatgacaAAAATTCCGACCTAAATCCTAATggttgatttaaaataaaaacgtgtTGGATCCGTAAGGAAAGTCCATAATTTTCTAGTATTGGGGAAAATGAGGAAATTGTGTGATGGATTGAAATGTATTAAATACAATGCACTCTCGACAGGTATTTAAACTTCTGCCAAATTGGGTTCAATCAAGCTGCAAATTCTTTGATAACGCTTggagaaatattaaataaataaatattcatccTTTTTTAGTCGGGGGTTATATAAGTGTCTTTGAGTCTCATTGTTAGGAAGAATATGGTTTATTATCTAAAGAATGTACCTTAATATCGGTCTGGAGGGGTGGAGGGGGGGCTAGTAGGTTGGGTGATGGCCCAGGGCGACGGAGTTTTTGGTCGATCGACGGTTTTTCCTGGAAATAGGGAGGCGGTGGTGAAGGATTTCGCCCGAGACACTGGACTCGCTAAGACCGGCCCTGCCTTGATCgttgaatttttggaaacaaaccaaaaatcgtttttttttttacaatgctttaaaagaaattgagcATAAAAACGTGCATTTTTGCTCCGAATACGGATAAATTGTAAAACTTCTTGGCTCTCTTATATCGACCTCTGGAACTTCATTAGCACTTCCATGAGGAGCGAACGGCATACAAAAACCGTATCTCCGTTACACGTACCgggtttattttctttgtgaGTCCTGTTCTAATCTGTTGTAAGTATTTCATAGTCACGTTTCACCGACAATGCATTGGATAGATTTAGCTCGGAAAGATTAATTACACGGATTTTGGTTTATGTTGTTACCACCTTTTTTGCTGGCGTTGAATCTGTATGGGGTTAATAGGCTTAACGACCTTTTGCCTAATGATGGACATCTTCGGGAAGTTCTATGCGATTTTTGAGTACTGAACCTGAGTAATATgtaacagtttttgaaaacttattggtTTCATTAGGTATGTGTGTTTACAACATATCAGTACCGGACCTATGGGAGGCGAAATTGATTGACAGCTCAGTGCTTTTCTTGGTTGGCGATTTTTCTTTGAGCTGGGGAGGTTGACTACTAACAAATGTGCCCAGGGCGCCAGACTTGCCAAGACCGGCCCTGCAAAATACGTACACTCACATCATATGCATGCCCGAAGACATAGGCACATGCGGGTGTAGCCGCGAAAAGATGACATGAGCTCAGCCTGTTGTGGATACACCCGGTTTCACCAATTTCGAGAATGGGTTCAGGATATCCACAAAGCGGAAAAGTTTCGTTGAAGgtcaatttctgaaaattctcTTAAAGCCTAATGGCGAAGTTTTCTCTTCTTCACTACCTTCTGGTATAAACGAGAGCGATAGGTTCTTAACGTTAATATCGGTCGACATCGCTAATTCGCCCTAATTGACTCAATCATCAATTACCAAGTCATCTTATACGGCACTTAGAAACTGGATGTTGTGTGCGCCCCTTCAGGGGCGGCGCTCTCAGGATATGTCTGATCAGACAGCGCTTCGCCAGTCACACGGCGGACACTGTCGAAGCGACGCGAGACGCCGCTTACCGTGAAAGCTCCCGAGCGAGCTTTCGTCTTCTTTTTGAACTCGGCTAACTATGGGATATTGagattttttgcttaaaaaatcatGGTTTCTTCGAACGTGTTGCTCCTGCTTTTGGCTCTGGCTGTGGGCCCGGGTCTGTGCATCAGcgaaaatttcctaaaaatgttTGAAGGGCAACAGACCCCGGTGGATCCGTGTTACGACGAAGAGCGTCCTCGAAGGTGCATTCCGGACTTCGTCAATGCAGCCTTCGGGGTTCCTGTCAAAGCTTCTTCCACGTGCGGAGTGCACTCCCCCGTGCATTATTGCGAATCCCCGGAGCCTGGGGCTACCCCCCAATGCCACCTTTGTGATGACCATCAAGCGCGCTATAGATTTCCTTCGGTTCACTTAACGGATTTGAACAACCCCAATAACGTGACGTGCTGGAGGAGCGACCCTCTTCCTCCCGTAACCTCCATAGATGCCCCCCCCGACAATGTAACTTTGACTTTGAGCTTGGGAAAGAAATATGAGCTTACATATGTGAGCCTGCAGTTCTGCCCTTTGACTCCCAAGCCGGATTCGATAGCGATCTTCAAGAGCATGGATTACGGAAAGACTTGGCAGccctttcaattttattcgagTCAATGTCGAAGAGTTTACGGGAGGCCTAATAGGGCTACCATAACAAAAGCCAATGAGCAGGAGGCTCGATGCACTGACGCTCATCGCTACACGGGGGGTGACTCTTTTGGGTTCGGGCAAATCTCTAGAATCGCGTTCAGCACACTTGAGGGACGTCCTAGTGCTCTGGACTTCGACAACTCCCCGGTTCTCCAGGACTGGGTCACTGCAACTGACATCAAAGTGGTCTTTAACAGGCTGCACATGCCAGTGGAGGATATCTCTGACGATTTGGACCTCTTGGTGGATGAAAACATGTACAACAAGCAGCGCTTCGAGGAGGAGAACTTGACTCGGGAGCCCTCAGTGCAGCTGGTTAACGAGATGCAAGTTTTGGACAACGAGCCCGCTCCCACAAATACCAAAGTCGGGGTAGACATGGCCTCTAATGGGATACACGGGTACCATCAAGTGACCCATCAATACGCCGTGGCGGACTTTGCAGTGGGGGGTCGTTGCAAGTGCAATGGTCATGCGAGCCGTTGTGTGACCGGTCGGGATGGACAATTAGCTTGTGAATGTAAACATAACACTGCCGGAAGGGATTGTGAACGATGTAAACCCTTTCATTTTGATCGGCCCTGGGGGAGGGCCACTGCACGGGACGCCAATGAATGTAAAGGTAAGTCGGAGTTTGCAGGCAACGGGGAATTAAAATAGGAAGATATGAGCAACAGGCACATTGTATTCTCACAAAATTAGCAACGTGAATAGTAGGGGCCGAGTCAATTCGGAAAgcttcatatacagggtatccgtTTCTGGAGCTCGGCTGGATTTGTGCTCTTTGGCACCCGCGAGACCGGTTGCAAAAGCCTGTGGAAATGTCCTCGTTAGTTCAAATAGTGGTTTGTCTTCGCAATTTCTCCATTCATGGAATTTGTCATGTAAATCCAGTTTATTCGAGCACATAGGTGAGTTGCTTTGGATGGGAAAAGTCTCGGGACCCTGTTTCATTTCCTGCATTTTGAGGGCTTGAAAACCGCTCTCAATCAGCATTAAATCTCGATAAAACTGAGAAAGACCGATTAAATCTGGCATGCAAAGTGGCGTTTAACTTTTTCAGGACAGGACGGTGGTGTgggcatttattttattgaaataaattagcaCCACCGGGCACCACCGTCTTGAGTGCTGCAATTCGAAAACGTCATGAATATTAATGTGCGTCAACCgctgaatttttattaatgaccGTTTATTCTTTTGTCGTTTTATTGCCGCCAATAAATCGATGCCCCGCACGAAGTAATCTATGGTCAGTCCGATCATCACTGGTCCAGTGgtgtgtcttttttttttactcacaTCTGTCCAGACTCTCCAGTGAACCTCAGACGTGCAGACGCGTCATCCAGAATGAAAACCGCCACTGTCGGGATTCATGCTCTCCATGGCAGAGAAATTGTGATTATTGGGTACCGAAAGTGATGTTAAAGAGAACGTTCTTTGTCGCGCCCCTGGGTTCTGGTTTTCGGATACCTCGTAAGCCATTATCACCCAGTTGCTCTTCGCACAAAAACCTGCCGCTTTTTAAGTCTCATCTCAAATATCCCCCGGCACACATCGTTCGAATAAAGGATTGGAGGTTTCAATCCAACGTGCAATTTCTTTCAGAAGCGCCCGATGTAGTGGGACTGGGCGACTCCATAGCAAACAATCCATGACAAGTCTCCAGTGCCAATCAAAGCTCTGGCTGCTTTCCATTGAGGAATTCCCAGTGAAATTTTTGCCATAATTTTTGTACCACCCCTATTTCTACGAAGTTGACATCTTCATGGTGCGTGTCTGTGAATATATCATCTAGATATAAAGCCTTTAGGTGCACTCGTTTCGTTTATAAAACAGGGATCACGTCCTGGAAATGGCTTTTCAACCGAATTCCCCATCCAAAGCTCATTATATCCAATTCGAGTTTAAAATAGTAAGGAGCTCATGGAGCTTCGAGTAACAGGATCGGAGCGGAAAGCCCCATTCTTCGGGTAAGCTGCTCATTACCGAAACGTCACATTTTATTACGGAGAacgatgaaattaaaaatcactttaaaTGGGATTTGGTGCCATCGGCTTCCGGACTTTCGGGCTAAGTTGCtctatggaaattaattcGGATTTGTACTGCCTCTGCGAGCGTTTTTTTAGATATTGTGCCCCCCTCCGAGTTAAGAACACTCGCCCTTATGGGGCACGAGATTGGTCGCCGACCCAGTGTGGCAGACCAGGAAATTCTTGGAGGAAAGGCCTCCGCCTTCTCCCAGGAAAGGGCCTTCCCGGGGGGAGGGaggttataaaatattttcgccGGGGCACCGAA includes the following:
- the Uba2 gene encoding SUMO-activating enzyme subunit 2, translating into MTQPVPHSIDPRARELIPKSKILVVGAGGIGCEVLKNLALSGFQDIEIIDLDTIDVSNLNRQFLFRKEHVGKPKAVVARESILANNPDVKIKAYHDSVLSSEYGLTFFTRFNLVLNALDNRTARNHVNRMCLAADVPLIESGTSGYSGQVELIKKGVTQCYECQPKPPQRTFPGCTIRNTPSEPVHCIVWSKHLFNQLFGEDDPDQDVSPDTEDPEAKVDGGNSLTESGNIKRISTRQWIQEIDYDPEKLFDKFFLDDIKYLLSMENLWKKRTPPKPLSWKEAETLVGDKKNEETGSVGSIDMEVWSIAKCAEVFADSVCVLKKELANKDFLVWDKDDKPAMDFVTACANIRSYIFLIPQNSKFQVKSIAGNIIPAIATANAIIAGLVVLYAFRVLIDEFEKCPSIYLRQKSVHSKFVLAADKQLSKANPNCYVCSPMPFVNVFVNVKNMTVKEFESEVLKKHLNMVAPDVVLDGKGVVVISSEEGETEANNDKFLSQLGIVDGSILKCDDFLQNYELTVAVNNYEAETKEDPLFKVVANPDELKAKEAKNGKENGASESNKEVESEEDDLMVVDEMSDDPQEGSSSKKRKLNQESDDDIVEVVIPTSM
- the NetA gene encoding netrin-3, with the protein product MVSSNVLLLLLALAVGPGLCISENFLKMFEGQQTPVDPCYDEERPRRCIPDFVNAAFGVPVKASSTCGVHSPVHYCESPEPGATPQCHLCDDHQARYRFPSVHLTDLNNPNNVTCWRSDPLPPVTSIDAPPDNVTLTLSLGKKYELTYVSLQFCPLTPKPDSIAIFKSMDYGKTWQPFQFYSSQCRRVYGRPNRATITKANEQEARCTDAHRYTGGDSFGFGQISRIAFSTLEGRPSALDFDNSPVLQDWVTATDIKVVFNRLHMPVEDISDDLDLLVDENMYNKQRFEEENLTREPSVQLVNEMQVLDNEPAPTNTKVGVDMASNGIHGYHQVTHQYAVADFAVGGRCKCNGHASRCVTGRDGQLACECKHNTAGRDCERCKPFHFDRPWGRATARDANECKACECNQHARRCRFNMELYKLSARTSGGVCLKCRHYTAGRHCHYCKEGFYRDPTKAIIHRKACKPCDCHPIGASGKTCNQATGQCPCKDGVVGINCNRCAKGYQQSRSHIAPCIKIPVVQMMATEEDDDGYPEEDPDAPANGDHCGKCKAATKRLNLNKYCKRDYAIMAKVLSQIDNNDEHTKGWARFMINVENIYKKSRDSRIRKGTMPMLVPMADLNCKCPKIKSNRSYLFLGREKDDSPGGIVTGSLGVTQRSIVIEWRDEWDQRMRRFRRRSRKCK